The window GAACCTCGGCACGGTAAAGACGAGCAAACTCTACATCGAGGGCAAGAACGTCAAAGTCCTCAACACGGATGATGTGAAGAACACGGCGGGCACTGCGGCGCTTACGGGGACGGACGTCACCATCCGCAGCGAAGAAACGCCGCATATCGGCTACGATGTCGGCAATAAAATCACGAGGAACTTCACCATAAACGGCGGAACTTCCTCGAAGACGGTCTCCGACTATGCGAGTACGACTGCCGCGCATCATGCCGCATCTGCAAAATCGCGCGGCTGGGATGTCAAAAAGTTGAACGGCACCGAGGCGCATACGGACTATGATTATATGCGCGTGCATGACGTCTACGAGCTGCAGAATATGGACGCGATTCAGGAGAATCACGGGGGTGCAGGTCAGGATAAGACGATCGGCAGATATATGCTCGCGAATGACATCGCGGCAAGCGAGACAAAGGACTGGACAGGGGGTTTCCAGTCGATTGGCACCAGTAACAAGGTCTTTTGGGGACGATTTGACGGCGCAGGGCACACGATCACGGGGCTTAACGTTCAGCCGGGGAATGCAGGGGCTACGGAGGATGAAGATCGCGGGATGTTCGGATACACCAAGCAGGCGGTCATCGAGAATGTCTCCCTGAAGGATGCCTCCGTGTCGGGAACGAAGCAAGTCGGCGGCATTGTGGGAACTGCAGACGACCACTCTGTCATACGGAACGTCTCCTTCAGCGGTAAGGTCCAGGGACCCGGTACTGGAAATACCGCTGGTACCTCGATCGGCGGCATTGTGGGAAAGCTAAATTTCGGAAGCAGCATTGAGAACGCCTACAACGAGGGCACGGTCGAAGGGAACTCTCTTGTCGGCGGCATTGTGGGCTTTGCGTATCAACAGAACACCATTCAGAACGTCCGGAATGCGGGCAAGGTCGTAGGAAATAAGAACCTCGGCGGCATTGCGGGAGAGGCAGGGTATGACACCAACATTTGGAACGCCCTGCAGACGGGAACCGTGGAGCAAAGATCGGGACAGAGTGATCCAAACGTCGGCGGCGTTGTGGGATTTTTGGATGACAACAGCACGGTCGCCCATGCCGTATGGAAGAAGGGCAGTGTAACGAATGGGAGCGGCACTCTGATCCGGAACGGCATCGGCGCTACACTGCAAAATAGTACAGCGACCGATGTTGAGGAGCGCGACGAGGCGCAGATGAAGCTGGCAGAGACGTATAAGGACTGGAAGGACGGGAGCGGCAAGGCTCTCGTTGCCACCGAGGGCGGCAAGAGGGCGCCGTGGCGCATCTACGACGGCAAGACCATGCCGCTCCTCACGGCATTCCTCCGGACAAAGCATCTTGCAAACCGCGAGAAGGTCTACGACGGCACGGCTCCGACGATTGCGGGCGGCGACCATATTTCCCTCGATGCAGAGAAAAACGTCGGCACATATCATGCCTACAGCGAGCAGTATGACATCATCGGCGGCGCGTACACCGTCAAGCCGAAGGAGCTGACGCTCGGCTTTACGAGCGGCACGCGCTTTGACAAGACCTATGACGGGGGGCTAGATACCGTCACGCGGACGCTCACGAAGGGGCAGCACTATAATCTCGGTGGCTTTGTCGGCAGCGATGGCGCGGATGTCGAACTGGCGGGTGCTGTCACGGGCAAGTATGCGGACAAGAACGCAGGCAGGGATAAGGAAGTGACGTTCCAAAATCTCGCGCTCACAGGCACAGGCGCGAAGAACTATACCATCAAAAAGGCGCAGGGCGTGGGGACAATCACGCCGAAGGCTCTGACGCTCGACCTCGTGGGCGGCACGCGCTTTGATAAGACCTACGACGGCAATGCAAACGTCACGCAGGCACTCGCGAAGGGGACGAACTACACCCTCACCGGCTTTATCGGCACGGAGGGCGACCACCTCGCACTCGCCGCCGCCACGGGCACGTATACGGACAAGAATGCCGCCACAGACAAAACCGTCACCTTTGGCGGGCTGACGCTCACGGGTACGGGCGCGGGCAACTACACGCTGAACAAGACCACGCTCACGGGCATCGGCACGATCGCGCGGCGTGCGCTGACGCTCGGCGCAGTCGCGGGGCAGACAAAGACCTACGACGGTACGACCGACGCAGACACGTCGAAGTTCGGCGCGGTACTGAACAATGCCATCGCGGGTGACAAGGTGACGGCGACCGCCACGGGTGCGGCGTACAACGACAAGAACGTCGTCGGGGCAAGCAGGATCGACTACACGGGTGTCGGTCTCGCGGGTTCGGATGCCGGGAACTACACGCTTGCCGCCACCACGGCGCAGGGCGCGGGCACGATCGCAAAGCGTGCGCTGACCGTTGGCGAAGTAACGGCGCAGAGCAAGACCTACGACGGCACGACCTCCGCAGACACGTCGAAGTTCCGTGCGGCACTCGGTAATCTCGTCGCGGGCGAGGAAGGCAGCGTAGCGGCAACCGCCACGGGCGCGACCTACAACGACAAAAACGTCGCTGCGGCAAACAAGGTGAGCTATACGGGCGTTGCGCTCCAAGGCACAGGCGCGGGGAACTACAGTCTCGCCGCGATGACGGCACAGGGGGCGGGCAGCATCACGCCGAAGGAGCTGAATCTCGCGCTCGTGGGCGGCGCACGCTTTGACAAGACGTATGACGGCAATGCAAACGTGACGCAGACGCTCGCGAAGGGTGGGAACTATACCCTCACGGGCTTTGTCGGCACGGAGGGCGACCACCTCGCACTCGCCGCCACCACGGGTACGTATACGGCGGGCAAAGACGCGAGGACAGACAAGGAAGTGACGTTTAAGAATCTCACGCTCACGGGGATGGGCGCGGGCAACTACACGCTCGATAAGACTGCGCTCACAGGCATCGGCACGATTGCGCGGCGTGCGCTGACGCTCGGTGCAGTCGCGGCGCAGACAAAGACCTACGACGGCACGAG of the Selenomonas sputigena genome contains:
- a CDS encoding YDG domain-containing protein, with product MKTASNKQLRRTILCALFAGIVAAPFAAQTAYALPIEGTNAATNKTEADISTSGTVMDITGKTAHNILKWENFSIDSGEKVRFDGGHQTRDYLNLVTGEGASNIYGTIEGGRNVYLVNPHGILFAAGSQVNTGALYLSTANPTDIATATNAFKTNGTSPLTASAQMGDVLNLGTVKTSKLYIEGKNVKVLNTDDVKNTAGTAALTGTDVTIRSEETPHIGYDVGNKITRNFTINGGTSSKTVSDYASTTAAHHAASAKSRGWDVKKLNGTEAHTDYDYMRVHDVYELQNMDAIQENHGGAGQDKTIGRYMLANDIAASETKDWTGGFQSIGTSNKVFWGRFDGAGHTITGLNVQPGNAGATEDEDRGMFGYTKQAVIENVSLKDASVSGTKQVGGIVGTADDHSVIRNVSFSGKVQGPGTGNTAGTSIGGIVGKLNFGSSIENAYNEGTVEGNSLVGGIVGFAYQQNTIQNVRNAGKVVGNKNLGGIAGEAGYDTNIWNALQTGTVEQRSGQSDPNVGGVVGFLDDNSTVAHAVWKKGSVTNGSGTLIRNGIGATLQNSTATDVEERDEAQMKLAETYKDWKDGSGKALVATEGGKRAPWRIYDGKTMPLLTAFLRTKHLANREKVYDGTAPTIAGGDHISLDAEKNVGTYHAYSEQYDIIGGAYTVKPKELTLGFTSGTRFDKTYDGGLDTVTRTLTKGQHYNLGGFVGSDGADVELAGAVTGKYADKNAGRDKEVTFQNLALTGTGAKNYTIKKAQGVGTITPKALTLDLVGGTRFDKTYDGNANVTQALAKGTNYTLTGFIGTEGDHLALAAATGTYTDKNAATDKTVTFGGLTLTGTGAGNYTLNKTTLTGIGTIARRALTLGAVAGQTKTYDGTTDADTSKFGAVLNNAIAGDKVTATATGAAYNDKNVVGASRIDYTGVGLAGSDAGNYTLAATTAQGAGTIAKRALTVGEVTAQSKTYDGTTSADTSKFRAALGNLVAGEEGSVAATATGATYNDKNVAAANKVSYTGVALQGTGAGNYSLAAMTAQGAGSITPKELNLALVGGARFDKTYDGNANVTQTLAKGGNYTLTGFVGTEGDHLALAATTGTYTAGKDARTDKEVTFKNLTLTGMGAGNYTLDKTALTGIGTIARRALTLGAVAAQTKTYDGTRAADASKFRAALTGTIAGDNVTAAAAGAAYNNKNVAAANRIDYTGVGLAGADAGNYSLAATTAQGAGTITHRTLTLTAAPHSIVQGEPLPSFTGRAEGFADGEDAAVLGAGDLMFESAVTNTETPGSYGVTGRIGGITDGILGNYRIRQAAGNATAFTIHAAALPGGLLASLVQDAAPRFDFGFGDTVHIYGTARPIRAATLGLYRFAAEEGLEIQGLSL